Proteins from a single region of Macaca nemestrina isolate mMacNem1 chromosome 13, mMacNem.hap1, whole genome shotgun sequence:
- the LOC105465366 gene encoding thymosin beta-10, which produces MADKPDMGEIASFDKAKLKKTETQEKNTLPTKETIEQEKRSEIS; this is translated from the exons atggcAGACAAACCAGACATGGGGGAAATCGCCAGCTTCGATAAGGCCAAGCTGAAGAAAACGGAGACGCAGGAGAAGAACACCCTGCCGACCAAAGAGA CCATTGAGCAGGAGAAGCGGAGTGAAATTTCCTAA